A segment of the Halococcus agarilyticus genome:
GTCGGCGAGTTCGTTCGCGCTGCCGATCAGGTCGTCGACGTTCTTCATCGCCGGGGGTTGCGCCCGGCCTGTAATAGGTGTGTTGTCGTCGGGTCGCGCGAGCGGCCCCGATCAGTACGTGCGTCGTCGCTGCCCGCCGTCGTCGATCGATCGATCGGCCCCCATCGGCGTCGCGCCGTCACACCGGTCCGCGCCGGCGGCGATGGCGTCGAGCGTGAGCGCCTCCGTCGGGCCGTTCCGCCGTGCGCTCTCGCTCGCGTGTTCCATACACGAAAGCAGCGTGTCGGTCGCGGCCCCGCGGGTCGTGACGTGCCCGATTGGCCGCTCGGTCACCGTCTCCCCGGCACGCTCCCGACACGTCAGTCGCCAGCGCCCGTCGAGATCGAACGACAGCGGGTTCGCGTCGTCGGCCTTCGTCGCCGCCACTTCGAACCCGCCGTAGGCGAACACGAGCTCGTCCTCCTCGACGTGCTTGCACACCCACCCGCACGGTAGCTGTACGTCTTCGGATAGTGGACTCATGCCTTCCTCCCCCTGTACCCACAAACACGCAGCAACTGTCTTCACGTTCTGCCTGCGGCTGCCAGCATACTATATGGACCCCCGTCGCCGCTTCGTATACCGTCACGAACGAGAGAGTGTCCGGAAACGCCGAACGGTGCGCCCACGGTCGCCGCCGATTCGAGCGTGCGTCAGGAGAACTCGATGTCGGCAGTGTACCGATCGACGAGGAGCACGAGCGCGCCGCCGATGGTGGCGACGAGGACTAGCGTCGTGGCTGCTATCGGACTCACGTCCGGAGTGTTTTCCAGTACTTTGATCGCGGGGAGCCGAAGCGCGCCGACCATCAGGCTCACGAGGAAGGTGAGTGTCGCCTCTCGATAGGTCGCGAGCGCCCATCGGATGGCGTAGGCGATGGAGAAAAGTCCGATGAGTGCGCCGACCCCGAACGCTCCGACGACGATACCAGGTTCGATGACCGCCGCGAGGCTTCCGCCGGTTGCGAGACCGACGAGCGCTTCGGTGAAGTCCGAAAGGACGCCGGTCAGGTACGTGTACTGACCAAGCAAGAGCAGGAAAAAGGCACCCGAAATACCTGGAAGGATCATCCCGGCAATGGCGATAGCGCCTCCGATGAGAACGAACAACGGCGAGTTCGGTAGTCCACCGCTCGCGCTCGCGCCTGAGATCACGAAAGCGATGACGAAACCACTGATCGCGACTGCGAGCCGGCGCGGTGTATCGATCTTGACGTGTCCGTAGAGAACGATAGCGCTCGCGGCGATCAGCCCGAAGAAAAACGCGAACGTCGGGCCAGGATACGTCTTGCGAGCGATGTCGACGACGTGGGCGACGCTCACGATTGCCGTGGCGATGCCCGTCCCGAGCGCGAACAGGAAGGGAACGTCCATTTCGACCAGCACGGCCCGAAGCTCGGCGCGTTCGGTCCGGCGGTGGATCCGCGGCAGATAGCGGAGCGCGCTCGGATCGAGCGCGGTGATCGCGGCGATCAGCCGCTCGTAGATGCCCGTGATGAGCGCGATCGTCCCGCCCGACACGCCGGGCACCGCGTCCGCCGCGCCCATGAAGACCCCCTTCAAGTAGACGACGACCCACTCACGCACCGACTCGCGGCCGCTCATCGTGCCGTCCACGCTCCGACCGGTGTCGCCCGAACTGACGCCGTTCTTGCTGTCGAGTCAACGATCCGCTCGCCGGGGGTCGCCATCGTGCTCGCGTTCGTCGTGTTCGCGGTCGTCCCGTTCGCCCCTTCACTTGCGTTCGCTCCGGCCGAGGCGTTCGTCGCCGTGCTCGCGTTGCTCGACGTGTTCGTTCCATCAGCGTCCGATGCGTTGGCGCTCGTCGGGGACGGAACCGACTCCTGCTGGAGGTCGACCGTGACCGTCTGGTTGGTCCGGCCGATCACCGCTCCCTCGGGGACCTCGGCGGTCGCGTTCCACCGGGTCGCGTTCCCGTCCGTGCCCTCGACCGGCGTGCGGAAGGTGTACGGCCCGGTCGCCTGGACCGAGACGTTCGTCGCGCCCTCCTCGGTCCCCCACCGGTCGTAGCCGGTGGTGGAGTACGGCAGCGTCATCGTGAACCCACCCTGGTCGTTCGTCGTAGCCTGCTGGGTGTAGTCGAACGTGGTGTTGGCCCCGGGCATCCGCATCTCGACGGTGGCCTCCACGGTCGTGTTCGCCGGGCCGGTCCCCTCGACCGTCGCGCCCGGCACCCGCTCGAACGTCTTGACCCAGCTCGGCGTGGTGGGGAACAGCTCGGTCGCGTTCAGCCCCGTCGTCTGGAGCCGCTGGAACGCGGTTCGGGAGAGCTGACGCGAGGACTGCTGGCTCGCGTCGGCGAGACGGTAGTGTTCGAGCGCCGCAACCCGTTCCTGGGGGTACTTCCCGACGCCACCGAGCTGGGCCGAGCCGTCCTCCTCGACGAATTGGCGCGCGGCCGACATGTTGTCGAATCGCTTGACCGCCGACTCGTTGCCCGACGGCAGGTACGCGGCCCGTGTCGAGTCGCCCTGGGGGATCGGACTGTCGTAGTCGACCACGACGGGTTCGGGTTCGACCGCGCTGCCGTGGAACGTGTACAGCCGGGTGCGCATGGTCTCGAAGTGGCGCTGCTCGTAGGCCAGGAAGGCCGTGGTGGGCTGTTCGCCGGACGACTGGATGATCGGCGTCACGTCGTCGTAGATCGAGAGCGGACCGTCGTTGTACCACGTGAACGGGGCGGAGAACAGCGCCCCGCCGGCGGGATCGGCCATCCGCCAGTCGATCATCACGTAGCGCACACCCTCGCCGTCGTCCATTCGGGTGATCTCGTTGGCTTCGCTTGGCTCATCGGCGAGCAGGAAGTTCGCCGCCTGGCGCGCGTTCTGCTGGAACGGGTTCGCGGTCGGGATCCGCTCGCCGAGCACCGTGATCCAGTGGCCGTAGTCCCACCACGACAGCACGCCGTAGGCCCCGTCGGGGTAGTTGAAATCGTCGACGCGGTCGTACTCGCCGTAGTACTCCATCGACGCGTTGCCGCCGCCGTAGCTCCCCTCGGCGGGCGTGTTGTTCGCCATCCACTCTAGACTGCTGTCCCAGCCGAAGACGGTGCTGCCGGGCGAGGAGCGGCTGTCAGCGTAACCGCCGGCGGTCGTCAGCGCCCCGCTCCCCACGCCGCCCCCGCTGCTGCCCGCGGCGAGCGGCGCGGTGATGAGGAAGACGACCGCGAGCACCGTGAGCACCTGGTAGGCCTCGAGATCGCGGAGTCGCCCCCCCGTGTCGG
Coding sequences within it:
- a CDS encoding DUF368 domain-containing protein; this encodes MSGRESVREWVVVYLKGVFMGAADAVPGVSGGTIALITGIYERLIAAITALDPSALRYLPRIHRRTERAELRAVLVEMDVPFLFALGTGIATAIVSVAHVVDIARKTYPGPTFAFFFGLIAASAIVLYGHVKIDTPRRLAVAISGFVIAFVISGASASGGLPNSPLFVLIGGAIAIAGMILPGISGAFFLLLLGQYTYLTGVLSDFTEALVGLATGGSLAAVIEPGIVVGAFGVGALIGLFSIAYAIRWALATYREATLTFLVSLMVGALRLPAIKVLENTPDVSPIAATTLVLVATIGGALVLLVDRYTADIEFS
- a CDS encoding oligosaccharyl transferase, archaeosortase A system-associated, with translation MSQRRERLAERLSAADSTLARAESWYHVPLLVLLLGFMLWIRVRNWQRFLVDGEVYFSGNDAWYHLRQVEYTTRHWPWTMPFDPWTSFPTGTAVGQFGTLYDQLVATAALAVGLGSPTQQTTALALLFAPAVFGTLTAIPAYFIGKRFGGRLGGVVGVAILALSPSTFLARSIAGFSDHHAAEAFFQVLAVAVILIALTVAEREKPVYEQFVERDVSSLRRPVGWGVLAGIAIALYVWAWPPGLLLVGIFGIFLLVALPAAYLRGESPEHVAIVSAVTLSVAGFLMLVTFDTFEVSVTNFSILHPGLAFAGAIGCVFLAWLARTVETRDLPGYAYPATIFGLFVVVALAMSLLTPALFDYLLTQLERVVGFGSRATALTVGEAQPPFQTGVPFGTAVDQALTFFRNSYGLAFFTAIVGAVVLVGRLVFGRSDQRAASVFVLVWALLMTAATLTQSRFNYYLIVPICVLNAVIVGELVRFLGSASADTGGRLRDLEAYQVLTVLAVVFLITAPLAAGSSGGGVGSGALTTAGGYADSRSSPGSTVFGWDSSLEWMANNTPAEGSYGGGNASMEYYGEYDRVDDFNYPDGAYGVLSWWDYGHWITVLGERIPTANPFQQNARQAANFLLADEPSEANEITRMDDGEGVRYVMIDWRMADPAGGALFSAPFTWYNDGPLSIYDDVTPIIQSSGEQPTTAFLAYEQRHFETMRTRLYTFHGSAVEPEPVVVDYDSPIPQGDSTRAAYLPSGNESAVKRFDNMSAARQFVEEDGSAQLGGVGKYPQERVAALEHYRLADASQQSSRQLSRTAFQRLQTTGLNATELFPTTPSWVKTFERVPGATVEGTGPANTTVEATVEMRMPGANTTFDYTQQATTNDQGGFTMTLPYSTTGYDRWGTEEGATNVSVQATGPYTFRTPVEGTDGNATRWNATAEVPEGAVIGRTNQTVTVDLQQESVPSPTSANASDADGTNTSSNASTATNASAGANASEGANGTTANTTNASTMATPGERIVDSTARTASVRATPVGAWTAR